The Parabacteroides sp. AD58 genome includes a window with the following:
- a CDS encoding O-acetylhomoserine aminocarboxypropyltransferase/cysteine synthase family protein: protein MENKFKPETICVQAGWNPKKGEPRVLPIYQSTTFKYETSEQMARLFDLEDSGYFYTRLQNPTNDAVASKIAALEGGVAAMLTSSGQAANFFTCFNICEAGDHIVSATSIYGGTYNLLGVTLKKMGIDCTFIDEDASEEEISKAFRPNTKLMFGETISNPGVKVLDIEKFARIAHKHGVPLVVDNTFATPINCRPFEWGADIVTHSTTKYMDGHATNVGGAIVDSGNFDWEAHADKFPGLCQPDESYHGLTYTKTFGKMAFITKATSQLMRDLGAIQAPQNAFLLNLGLETLHLRMPQHCKNAQAVAEWLEKCDKVAWVNYPGLKSNKYYELAQKYLPNGSCGVLSFGLKGGRDVAIRFMDHLKLAAIVTHVADARTCVLHPASHTHRQLSDEQLKEAGIAPDLIRFSVGIENVDDIIADIEQALNA from the coding sequence ATGGAAAATAAATTCAAGCCTGAAACAATTTGCGTGCAGGCCGGGTGGAATCCCAAGAAGGGTGAACCGCGAGTTTTGCCGATTTACCAGAGTACAACATTCAAATATGAAACCAGCGAACAGATGGCTCGTTTGTTCGACTTGGAAGATAGTGGTTATTTCTATACGCGTTTACAGAATCCGACCAACGATGCAGTAGCTTCAAAGATTGCTGCTTTGGAAGGTGGTGTGGCTGCTATGCTGACTTCTTCAGGGCAGGCGGCTAATTTCTTTACTTGCTTCAATATTTGTGAAGCGGGTGATCATATTGTCAGTGCAACCAGTATTTACGGTGGAACGTATAACCTGCTGGGCGTTACCTTGAAGAAAATGGGTATCGACTGTACATTCATCGACGAAGATGCCAGCGAAGAAGAGATCAGCAAGGCATTCCGTCCGAATACGAAACTGATGTTTGGTGAAACTATTTCCAATCCGGGCGTGAAGGTTCTCGATATTGAAAAGTTTGCCCGTATAGCTCATAAGCACGGCGTGCCTCTTGTCGTAGATAATACATTCGCAACACCTATCAACTGCCGTCCGTTTGAATGGGGTGCTGATATCGTTACTCATTCTACGACGAAATATATGGATGGTCATGCGACCAATGTTGGTGGTGCTATTGTGGATAGTGGTAACTTCGACTGGGAAGCCCATGCTGACAAATTCCCCGGATTATGCCAGCCGGATGAATCATATCACGGATTGACTTATACGAAGACATTTGGTAAAATGGCCTTCATTACGAAAGCAACCAGTCAGTTAATGCGTGACTTAGGCGCTATCCAGGCACCTCAGAACGCCTTCTTGCTGAATTTAGGACTGGAGACCTTGCATTTGCGTATGCCTCAGCATTGTAAGAATGCTCAGGCCGTTGCCGAATGGCTGGAAAAATGTGATAAGGTAGCGTGGGTGAACTATCCGGGCTTGAAGAGCAACAAGTATTATGAGCTGGCTCAGAAATACCTGCCGAATGGTTCGTGCGGTGTTTTATCTTTCGGTCTGAAAGGCGGACGGGATGTGGCTATCCGCTTTATGGATCATCTGAAACTGGCAGCAATTGTTACCCATGTGGCCGATGCTCGTACTTGTGTTTTACATCCGGCCAGTCATACGCATCGTCAGTTGTCGGATGAACAATTGAAAGAAGCCGGTATTGCTCCGGACCTGATCCGTTTCTCAGTGGGTATTGAAAATGTAGATGATATTATTGCTGATATCGAACAGGCTCTGAACGCTTAA